From Anopheles arabiensis isolate DONGOLA chromosome 3, AaraD3, whole genome shotgun sequence, a single genomic window includes:
- the LOC120903445 gene encoding probable rRNA-processing protein EBP2 homolog: MLLAEPQQPVEDMDASTEYVSESFKAEFADSTDSEESFTDEYDSDEELRQAFLRNELKPGLNVILKEERQPINDTIKLKAALETCTLKAPWLERMDLVNDLAPLTPELAIQIEKHEQKRENLFKGNRKIPYVKPEADTVLNDFKREILFHRQAQAATLEGIGRLHELGIATKRPDDYFAEMAKTDEHMQRIRKVLLDKQEGIAKSERIRQLREQRRIGKLIQREATEKRDEERRKMLGDIKKFRKGKLSNLDFLDDDDGPRGEFRKSGKGPGKGGKGGKGGKGGASAKRKARDAKFGFGGKKKGKKQNTKESCMNDGPRRRGGPGGAKGGGGGGAKTRPGKARRAQMKSKGGGGRKK, from the exons ATGCTGCTCGCCGAACCACAGCAACCGGTCGAA GATATGGATGCGTCGACGGAATATGTTTCGGAATCGTTCAAGGCTGAGTTTGCCGACAGTACGGACAGTGAGGAAAGCTTCACCGACGAATATGATTCCGATGAGGAG CTACGGCAAGCCTTCCTTCGCAACGAGCTGAAGCCGGGCTTGAACGTGATCCTGAAGGAAGAGCGGCAGCCGATCAACGATACGATCAAGCTAAAGGCCGCCCTCGAAACGTGCACACTCAAAGCGCCCTGGCTCGAGCGGATGGATCTGGTGAACGATCTGGCCCCGCTCACGCCCGAGCTAGCGATCCAGATCGAGAAGCACGAGCAGAAGCGGGAAAACCTGTTCAAGGGCAACCGGAAGATACCGTACGTGAAGCCGGAGGCGGACACGGTGCTGAACGACTTCAAGCGCGAGATCCTGTTCCACCGGCAGGCGCAGGCGGCCACGCTCGAGGGCATCGGGCGGCTGCACGAGCTCGGCATCGCGACCAAGCGCCCGGACGACTACTTCGCCGAGATGGCCAAGACGGACGAGCACATGCAGCGCATCCGGAAGGTGCTGCTGGACAAGCAGGAGGGTATCGCGAAGTCGGAGCGCATCCGGCAGCTGCGCGAGCAGCGCCGCATCGGCAAGCTGATACAGCGCGAGGCGACGGAGAAGCGGGACGAGGAGCGGCGCAAGATGCTCGGCGACATCAAGAAGTTCCGCAAGGGCAAGCTGTCCAACCTGGACTTCCTGGACGATGACGACGGGCCGCGCGGTGAGTTCCGCAAATCGGGCAAGGGACCAGGTAAAGGGGGTaagggagggaagggaggCAAGGGGGGTGCGAGTGCGAAGCGGAAGGCGCGCGATGCCAAGTTTGGCTTCGGTGGCAAGAAGAAGGGCAAGAAGCAAAACACGAAGGAATCGTGCATGAACGATGGGCCACGGCGTCGCGGCGGTCCGGGCGGTGcgaagggtggtggtggtggtggggcgaAAACTCGACCAGGAAAGGCGCGCCGGGCACAGATGAAGAGCAAGGGGGGCGGTGGACGTAAGAAgtaa